One part of the Glycine soja cultivar W05 chromosome 11, ASM419377v2, whole genome shotgun sequence genome encodes these proteins:
- the LOC114376589 gene encoding NAD(P)H dehydrogenase (quinone) FQR1-like isoform X1 produces the protein MAVKVYIVYYSMYGHVEKLAEEIKKGASSVEGVEAKLWQVPETLLDEVLGKMSAPPKSDVPVITPNELSEADGFVFGFPTRFGMMAAQFKAFLDATGGLWRAQQLAGKPAGLFYSTGSQGGGQETTALTAITQLVHHGMIFVPIGYTFGAGMFEMEKVKGGSPYGAGTYAGDGSRQPSELELQQAFHQGKYIAGITKKLKQAA, from the exons ATGGCTGTCAAAGTTTATATTGT GTACTACTCCATGTATGGGCATGTTGAGAAACTAGcagaagaaataaagaaaggGGCTTCCTCTGTGGAAGGTGTTGAGGCCAAGTTATGGCAG GTACCTGAGACACTGCTGGATGAGGTGCTTGGTAAGATGAGTGCACCACCCAAGAGTGACGTACCAGTCATTACCCCCAATGAACTATCCGAGGCTGATGGCTTTGTATTCGGCTTCCCAACAAGGTTTGGAATGATGGCTGCTCAGTTTAAAGCCTTTCTAGATGCTACTGGAGGCTTATGGAGAGCACAACAGCTTGCAGGCAAGCCTGCTGGCCTCTTCTACAGCACCGGTTCACAAGGTGGTGGACAAGAGACTACAGC ACTCACTGCTATCACTCAACTGGTTCATCATGGAATGATATTCGTTCCAATTGGTTACACATTCGGTGCCGGCATGTTTGAGATGGAGAAAGTGAAAGGTGGAAGTCCATATGGTGCTGGAACTTACGCCGGTGATGGCTCAAGACAGCCAAGTGAGCTTGAGTTACAACAAGCATTCCACCAAGGGAAGTACATTGCTGGCATCACAAAGAAGCTCAAGCAAGCTGCATAA
- the LOC114376589 gene encoding NAD(P)H dehydrogenase (quinone) FQR1-like isoform X2 has translation MYGHVEKLAEEIKKGASSVEGVEAKLWQVPETLLDEVLGKMSAPPKSDVPVITPNELSEADGFVFGFPTRFGMMAAQFKAFLDATGGLWRAQQLAGKPAGLFYSTGSQGGGQETTALTAITQLVHHGMIFVPIGYTFGAGMFEMEKVKGGSPYGAGTYAGDGSRQPSELELQQAFHQGKYIAGITKKLKQAA, from the exons ATGTATGGGCATGTTGAGAAACTAGcagaagaaataaagaaaggGGCTTCCTCTGTGGAAGGTGTTGAGGCCAAGTTATGGCAG GTACCTGAGACACTGCTGGATGAGGTGCTTGGTAAGATGAGTGCACCACCCAAGAGTGACGTACCAGTCATTACCCCCAATGAACTATCCGAGGCTGATGGCTTTGTATTCGGCTTCCCAACAAGGTTTGGAATGATGGCTGCTCAGTTTAAAGCCTTTCTAGATGCTACTGGAGGCTTATGGAGAGCACAACAGCTTGCAGGCAAGCCTGCTGGCCTCTTCTACAGCACCGGTTCACAAGGTGGTGGACAAGAGACTACAGC ACTCACTGCTATCACTCAACTGGTTCATCATGGAATGATATTCGTTCCAATTGGTTACACATTCGGTGCCGGCATGTTTGAGATGGAGAAAGTGAAAGGTGGAAGTCCATATGGTGCTGGAACTTACGCCGGTGATGGCTCAAGACAGCCAAGTGAGCTTGAGTTACAACAAGCATTCCACCAAGGGAAGTACATTGCTGGCATCACAAAGAAGCTCAAGCAAGCTGCATAA